One part of the Methanococcoides sp. AM1 genome encodes these proteins:
- a CDS encoding 4Fe-4S binding protein, protein MVAIVNRDECVGCGVCVDDCPAEAITMDEENIAVVDAGKCTECGICVDSCPSEAISME, encoded by the coding sequence ATGGTAGCGATAGTTAACAGGGACGAATGTGTAGGATGCGGAGTATGTGTAGATGATTGCCCAGCCGAAGCAATTACAATGGACGAAGAAAACATCGCTGTAGTAGATGCTGGTAAATGTACTGAATGTGGTATATGTGTGGACTCCTGTCCATCCGAAGCAATTTCAATGGAATAA
- the cca gene encoding CCA tRNA nucleotidyltransferase, with translation MEDIKNRILDKIKPSDEERARLTKVADELMYKIDCITFKVGLTGVKTQLVGSAARGTWISGTHDLDIFIMFPDTTSREDLESYGLSVGRQIAKEAQEWDEHYAEHPYVKMRYSGFDVDLVPCYSVSSASCILSAVDRTPFHNEFIKAHLNGREDDVLLLKQFMKGTGVYGSELKTEGFSGYLTELLVINYGSFEKVLEAACEWRPGLLLDLMEHGAQKFEDPLVVIDPTDPRRNVAAALSLDKFCTFIDVSRSFLDTPDESMFFASAEPPISDAELLDRMKTRVTSLIAIVFKTPDVVDDIFYPQFAKMEHSIVPMLEKNEFTVLKAGKWSGEDSVVFLELLSKTLPDVKRHRGPPVWVRAHAEAFRSKYVDNPDAYSLTIQDGFYVAEIPRKYTDAVVFLESEVGGCSLGKHISKSVREGFTVLEGEQIIGLKDEGLRSFLNGWL, from the coding sequence ATGGAAGATATCAAAAACAGAATTTTGGATAAGATCAAGCCATCAGATGAAGAAAGGGCACGTCTGACCAAAGTTGCTGATGAACTGATGTACAAGATCGATTGCATTACCTTCAAGGTCGGCCTGACCGGTGTAAAGACCCAGCTTGTAGGCTCGGCTGCCCGAGGTACCTGGATATCCGGAACCCATGACCTTGATATATTCATCATGTTCCCTGACACCACAAGCCGCGAGGACCTTGAAAGCTATGGTCTGTCCGTTGGTCGGCAGATAGCAAAAGAGGCACAGGAGTGGGATGAGCACTATGCAGAGCATCCTTATGTCAAGATGAGGTACAGTGGCTTTGATGTTGACCTTGTTCCATGTTACAGTGTTTCCAGTGCATCATGCATCCTCTCCGCAGTTGACAGGACACCTTTCCATAATGAGTTCATAAAGGCTCATCTCAATGGTCGCGAGGACGATGTACTGTTGCTCAAGCAGTTCATGAAAGGCACAGGTGTCTATGGCTCCGAGCTCAAGACCGAAGGTTTCTCAGGTTATCTCACAGAGCTTCTGGTGATCAACTACGGTTCTTTCGAAAAAGTGCTGGAGGCTGCTTGTGAATGGCGTCCGGGTCTGCTTCTAGATCTCATGGAACACGGTGCCCAAAAATTCGAGGACCCTCTTGTTGTTATTGATCCCACAGACCCAAGAAGGAATGTGGCTGCTGCACTGTCCTTGGACAAGTTCTGCACGTTCATCGATGTTTCCAGGAGCTTCCTTGACACTCCCGATGAAAGCATGTTCTTCGCTTCTGCAGAACCTCCAATCTCTGACGCAGAGTTGCTAGACAGGATGAAAACACGTGTTACCTCATTGATAGCTATTGTTTTCAAGACACCTGATGTTGTGGATGATATTTTCTATCCGCAATTTGCGAAGATGGAGCATTCCATCGTACCAATGCTTGAGAAGAATGAATTTACCGTTCTGAAGGCCGGTAAATGGAGTGGTGAGGATTCGGTTGTATTCCTGGAACTGTTGTCAAAGACCCTGCCGGATGTGAAAAGGCACAGGGGGCCACCTGTATGGGTGCGAGCTCATGCCGAGGCATTCAGGTCAAAATATGTTGATAATCCGGATGCTTACTCCCTGACAATTCAGGATGGGTTCTATGTTGCTGAGATCCCTCGCAAATATACCGATGCAGTTGTATTTCTGGAGTCAGAAGTTGGCGGATGTTCTCTTGGAAAACATATCTCAAAGAGCGTAAGGGAAGGTTTCACAGTTCTTGAGGGTGAACAGATCATTGGTCTGAAGGATGAAGGATTGCGAAGTTTCCTCAATGGATGGCTCTGA